The following proteins are co-located in the Pelecanus crispus isolate bPelCri1 chromosome 5, bPelCri1.pri, whole genome shotgun sequence genome:
- the SLC71A1 gene encoding hippocampus abundant transcript 1 protein, which produces MTQGGKKKKRAVNRSIMLAKKIIIKDGGTPQGIGSPSVYHAVIVIFLEFFAWGLLTAPTLVVLHETFPKHTFLMNGLIQGVKGLLSFLSAPLIGALSDVWGRKSFLLLTVFFTCAPIPLMKISPWWYFAVISVSGVFAVTFSVVFAYVADITQEHERSMAYGLVSATFAASLVTSPAIGAYLGRVYGDSLVVVLATAIAVLDICFILVAVPESLPEKMRPASWGAPISWEQADPFASLKKVGQDSVVLLICITVFLSYLPEAGQYSSFFLYLRQIMGFSSESVAAFIAVLGILSIIAQTIVLSLLMRSIGNKNTILLGLGFQILQLAWYGFGSEPWMMWAAGAVAAMSSITFPAVSALVSRTADADQQGVVQGMITGIRGLCNGLGPALYGFIFYIFHVELNELPMPESPSGGSGVTQYHLQQNSIIPGPPFLFGACSVLLALLVALFIPEHTNLNVRSGNWKKHCGSHGHPHSPQAPGEAKEPLLQDTNV; this is translated from the exons ATGACCcagggggggaagaagaagaaacgCGCCGTGAACCGCAGTATCATGCTGGCCAAGAAGATCATCATTAAGGACGGCGGGACG cCTCAAGGGATAGGTTCGCCGAGCGTCTACCACGCTGTCATAGTCATCTTCCTGGAGTTTTTCGCTTGGGGACTCCTGACGGCGCCCACGCTGGTG GTTTTGCATGAAACCTTCCCAAAACATACATTTCTAATGAATGGTCTAATTCAAGGAGTAAAG ggCTTGCTCTCGTTCCTCAGTGCCCCGCTCATAGGTGCCCTCTCTGATGTGTGGGGACGAAAGTCCTTCTTGCTGCTAACGGTGTTCTTCACCTGCGCACCAATACCACTAATGAAGATCAGCCCATG GTGGTACTTCGCCGTTATCTCCGTCTCCGGAGTTTTTGCAGTGAcgttttctgtggtttttgcaTATGTAGCAGACATAACCCAAGAACACGAAAGGAGCATGGCCTATGGCTTG GTTTCGGCAACTTTTGCGGCAAGTTTAGTTACCAGCCCTGCTATCGGTGCCTACCTTGGTCGAGTGTATGGCGACAGCTTGGTTGTGGTCCTGGCTACGGCAATAGCCGTGTTGGACATCTGTTTCATCCTCGTGGCTGTACCAGAATCGCTGCCGGAGAAGATGCGGCCGGCGTCCTGGGGAGCACCCATCTCGTGGGAACAGGCTGACCCTTTTGCA TCACTGAAGAAAGTCGGCCAGGACTCAGTTGTGCTGCTCATCTGCATAACAGTCTTTCTTTCCTACCTCCCGGAGGCAGGTCAATATTCCAGCTTCTTCCTATACCTCAGACAG ATAATGGGATTTTCATCTGAAAGCGTTGCAGCATTTATAGCAGTCCTTGGGATTCTTTCCATTATTGCACAG ACAATAGTTTTGAGTTTACTTATGCGCTCcattggaaataaaaataccatcctGCTGGGCCTCGGATTTCAGATACTCCAACTTGCGTGGTACGGCTTTGGATCAGAACCGTG GATGATGTGGGCAGCCGGAGCTGTTGCGGCCATGTCCAgcatcaccttcccagctgtGAGCGCCCTGGTCTCACGAACGGCGGATGCTGACCAGCAGG GTGTTGTTCAAGGGATGATAACAGGAATTCGAGGACTGTGTAATGGTCTGGGACCAGCACTTTATGGTTTTATATTCTATATATTTCACGTTGAACTCAATGAGCTCCCCATGCCCGAGTCGCCATCAGGAGGTAGTGGGGTCACGCAATACCACTTACAACAG aattctATAATTCCCGGGCCCCCGTTCTTGTTCGGAGcgtgctctgtgctgctggcattACTCGTTGCCTTGTTTATTCCCGAACACACGAACCTAAACGTCCGATCCGGCAACTGGAAGAAACACTGTGGCAGCCACGgccatccccacagcccccaggcTCCTGGTGAAGCTAAAGAACCATTACTGCAAGATACAAATGTATGA